A region from the Brevibacterium paucivorans genome encodes:
- a CDS encoding bifunctional methylenetetrahydrofolate dehydrogenase/methenyltetrahydrofolate cyclohydrolase has translation MMAQILDGKATAKALKQEFSERVARLKEHGVTPGLGTLLVGEDPGSQWYVAGKHRDCAEVGIESIREDLPETATQQEIEDAVQRLNDNPVCTGFIVQLPLPKGIDTNRVLELIDPDKDADGLHPMNLGRLVLRVGEDVESSLPCTPVGIVELLERHGVDLNGKHVVVLGRGVTVGRPIGLILTRRAVNATVTLTHTGTTNLKELLQQADVVVAAAGVKDIVDGDSVKDGVVLVDVGVSRETDPETGKSRVVGDVSEEARAKSSFYSPNPGGVGPMTRVELLRNVIESAERSLA, from the coding sequence CTGATGGCGCAGATTCTCGACGGAAAAGCGACTGCAAAAGCGCTCAAGCAGGAATTCTCTGAGCGCGTTGCGAGGCTAAAAGAACACGGAGTGACGCCTGGCCTGGGTACCTTGCTGGTAGGCGAGGACCCCGGCTCGCAATGGTACGTGGCGGGTAAACACCGCGACTGTGCCGAAGTCGGCATCGAGTCGATTCGTGAAGACCTCCCGGAAACCGCGACCCAGCAGGAAATCGAAGACGCAGTTCAGCGCCTTAACGACAACCCTGTATGCACCGGGTTCATCGTGCAGTTGCCACTGCCCAAAGGGATCGACACCAACCGGGTTTTGGAGCTGATCGACCCTGACAAGGACGCCGACGGCCTACACCCCATGAACTTGGGTCGCCTGGTTTTGCGGGTAGGTGAGGACGTTGAGTCGTCCTTGCCGTGTACACCGGTAGGGATCGTTGAGCTTCTAGAACGCCACGGTGTTGACTTAAACGGTAAACACGTCGTGGTGCTTGGCCGCGGAGTGACCGTGGGTCGCCCCATCGGGTTGATCCTGACCCGCCGCGCCGTGAACGCCACGGTGACGCTCACGCACACCGGAACCACAAACCTCAAGGAACTGCTCCAACAAGCCGATGTCGTTGTCGCCGCCGCAGGTGTCAAAGACATCGTGGATGGCGACTCGGTCAAGGACGGCGTGGTGCTGGTTGACGTGGGAGTTTCGCGCGAAACCGACCCCGAAACCGGTAAGTCCCGGGTTGTGGGCGACGTTTCCGAAGAGGCGCGCGCTAAGTCGTCGTTCTACTCGCCCAACCCTGGGGGAGTGGGACCCATGACGCGCGTTGAACTGTTGCGTAACGTCATTGAGAGCGCTGAACGGTCACTTGCGTAG
- a CDS encoding acyl-CoA dehydrogenase family protein → MNEILSPQLLDTLRERAPRYDANNEFCFEDMEDLRAAGYLTMLVPESFGGAGMSVAQVSRVQRTLAQAAPATALAFNMHQIIVGLCARLHRAGDSTTDWVLRDAMEGHIFAFGISEAGNDSVLFDSTTEAVPTDDGYKLTGTKIFTSLSPVWTRLVVHARVKDSDQLVFGFIDRDSEGIDIKDDWDTLGMRATQSCTTVLNNVVLPSDRVATHTPVGPNDNPFVFGIFGCFELFLGSVYNGIGERAVALASEIVKKRMSRAKGEPYSKDPDIRWQIASAAILMDGASLQLEKLTEDFDLVGTDRDPNYGMKWFLHFSAAKNRSAEAAKSAVDTALRVCGGSQYYSRSELQRLYRDVLAGIYQPSDNESLHTAYGNALLGPIED, encoded by the coding sequence ATGAACGAAATTCTGTCTCCCCAACTTCTTGACACGCTACGTGAACGCGCACCCCGCTATGACGCGAATAATGAGTTCTGTTTCGAGGACATGGAAGACTTGCGGGCAGCCGGTTACCTCACCATGTTGGTTCCTGAATCCTTTGGAGGGGCGGGCATGAGTGTCGCCCAGGTTTCTCGCGTTCAGCGCACGCTCGCCCAGGCCGCGCCGGCAACTGCGCTCGCCTTCAACATGCACCAGATCATTGTGGGACTGTGCGCGCGTTTGCACCGTGCGGGCGATTCGACCACCGACTGGGTCTTGCGCGACGCGATGGAAGGACACATTTTCGCGTTCGGTATCAGCGAAGCCGGTAACGACTCTGTTCTGTTCGACTCCACCACCGAGGCCGTCCCCACCGATGACGGCTACAAGCTCACGGGCACCAAGATCTTCACGTCCCTGTCGCCAGTGTGGACGCGTCTGGTTGTCCATGCTCGCGTAAAAGACTCAGACCAGCTGGTCTTCGGTTTCATCGACCGAGACTCCGAAGGAATCGACATCAAGGACGACTGGGACACCTTGGGCATGCGTGCCACCCAGTCGTGTACAACGGTCCTGAACAACGTGGTCCTGCCATCCGACCGCGTTGCCACACACACGCCCGTTGGGCCCAACGACAACCCGTTTGTGTTCGGGATTTTCGGGTGCTTCGAACTGTTCTTGGGCAGTGTGTACAACGGTATTGGTGAACGCGCTGTTGCCCTGGCCAGCGAGATCGTTAAGAAACGCATGTCTCGGGCAAAGGGTGAGCCGTACTCCAAGGACCCCGACATTCGTTGGCAGATCGCCTCCGCCGCAATCCTCATGGACGGTGCCAGCCTGCAGCTTGAAAAGCTCACGGAGGACTTTGACCTGGTGGGCACTGACCGAGATCCCAACTACGGCATGAAGTGGTTCCTGCACTTTTCGGCGGCGAAGAATAGGTCGGCCGAGGCGGCAAAGAGCGCCGTAGATACTGCCCTTCGCGTGTGTGGGGGCTCCCAGTACTATTCGCGCAGTGAACTCCAGCGCTTGTACCGGGATGTCCTGGCCGGAATTTACCAGCCTAGTGACAACGAAAGCCTGCACACCGCGTACGGCAACGCACTGCTGGGGCCCATCGAAGATTAA
- the glyA gene encoding serine hydroxymethyltransferase, producing MSSVPSILSESLEQVDPEIAQVLDDELQRQRDTLEMIASENFVPKAVLQAQGSVLTNKYAEGYPGRRYYGGCEHVDVAENLAIDRVKELFGANFANVQPHSGAQANAAVMHALARPGDTLMGMSLAHGGHLTHGMKINFSGRLYDIAAYGVDEATNRLDMDKVRKTALESKPKVIVAGWSAYPRHLDFEAFREIADEVGAKLWVDMAHFAGLVAAGLHPSPVPYADVVSSTVHKTLSGPRSGLILSRDEDIAKKINSAVFPGQQGGPLMHVVAAKAIAFKIAQSAEFKEKQERTLRGAKILAERLLQDDVTDAGVSVLTEGTDVHLVLVDLRNSALNGQEAEDLLHSVGITVNRNAVPFDPRPPMVTSGLRVGTPALASRGFGDEEFTEVADIMAQVLKPGCDLDEQRQRVARLTQAFPLYEGLKQY from the coding sequence ATGTCGTCAGTGCCCTCCATTCTGAGTGAGTCGCTCGAACAGGTCGATCCGGAAATCGCGCAGGTTTTGGATGACGAACTGCAACGTCAGCGAGACACACTCGAGATGATTGCCTCGGAAAACTTCGTCCCCAAAGCCGTTTTGCAAGCACAGGGGTCGGTCCTCACAAACAAGTACGCGGAAGGATACCCGGGGCGCCGCTACTACGGAGGGTGCGAACACGTAGACGTCGCAGAGAACCTCGCGATTGACCGTGTGAAGGAACTCTTCGGAGCGAACTTCGCTAACGTGCAACCTCACTCTGGTGCTCAAGCAAATGCGGCAGTGATGCACGCTCTGGCTCGCCCGGGAGACACGCTCATGGGGATGAGCCTGGCACACGGTGGTCACTTGACCCACGGTATGAAGATCAACTTCTCTGGTCGCCTCTATGACATCGCTGCCTACGGTGTGGACGAAGCGACCAACCGCCTGGACATGGACAAGGTGCGCAAGACCGCACTGGAAAGCAAACCCAAAGTAATTGTGGCCGGATGGTCCGCCTACCCACGCCACCTCGACTTCGAAGCCTTCCGCGAAATCGCCGACGAAGTTGGTGCAAAGCTGTGGGTCGACATGGCGCACTTCGCGGGACTCGTCGCCGCAGGACTGCACCCCAGCCCAGTGCCATACGCTGACGTGGTGTCTTCAACCGTTCACAAGACCCTCAGCGGTCCACGTTCGGGTCTGATTCTGAGCCGTGACGAAGACATCGCTAAGAAGATCAACTCAGCTGTGTTCCCCGGTCAGCAGGGTGGTCCACTCATGCACGTGGTGGCGGCCAAGGCCATCGCGTTCAAGATCGCTCAGTCCGCCGAGTTCAAAGAAAAGCAAGAGCGTACTCTCCGCGGCGCAAAGATCCTGGCTGAACGCCTCCTCCAGGACGATGTCACCGACGCCGGTGTCAGCGTTCTGACAGAAGGAACCGACGTTCACCTGGTGCTCGTTGACCTGCGGAACTCCGCTCTCAACGGTCAGGAAGCAGAAGACCTGCTCCACTCGGTTGGAATCACGGTCAACCGCAACGCAGTTCCTTTCGACCCACGGCCACCCATGGTCACCTCGGGCCTGCGGGTGGGAACCCCGGCGCTTGCTTCCCGTGGCTTTGGTGACGAAGAATTCACCGAGGTCGCCGACATCATGGCGCAGGTCCTCAAGCCCGGCTGCGACCTGGACGAACAGCGCCAGCGCGTGGCTCGACTGACCCAAGCATTCCCGCTTTATGAAGGACTGAAACAGTACTGA